In the genome of Acidovorax sp. 69, the window CTCGGTACTCACCGCCATCGGCAAGGCCTCTGTCACCGGCCCGGTGGCTGTCGGCGCACTCGGACTGGCGGGCGATGAACAGGCCGACCTGAGCGTGCACGGCGGTCTGGGCAAGGCCGTGTATGCCTACCCCGCTGCACACTACGCTTTCTGGCAAGCCCAGCGCCGCGAACGGGGGGTGAGCCTGTTCGACGAGACGCTGCCACCGGGCTTCCTCGGTGAAAACCTCACCATCGACGGACCACTGGAGGACGCGGTGTTTGTCGGCGACGAGTGGCATTTCCCTGACTGTGTTCTGCGCGTGACAGCGCCCCGCGAGCCGTGCTTCAAATTCAGCGCCGTCATGGGTTTCGCCCAGGCCGGCCGCGCCATGGCATTGGCGGGTTGCTGCGGCTACTACCTCGCCGTGGACCGGCCCGGCACCATTGCCGCAGGCCAGTCCGCCACGCTGGTGCCCGGACAGCGCGGGCTGAGCATTGCGCAGGCCTTTGCGGGCAAGTTCGCCAAACACGCCCGATAACCTGGCTGCGGCCGCCGGGGCCAGCCCGCGGCGTACCCCGGCACCAGATCACCGCCCCCTGCAAAACGCTATTCCGTCACCACCCACTGGCGGGCCTTCGCCTGCAGTTGCGGAAACACCTTGCCCACCAGTTGCAGTTGGGCTGCCATGAGGCTGTGTGCGCTCGGAGCGCTGGGCACCGTCCCCCACTCCCGCAGCACCTGCGCCACGGCGGGGGCGCTGTGGGCCTGATCGGCCCGGCCTGACGACTGCTGCGCGCGCTCCAGCTCCAGGGCCAGCTGCTGCAGTGACGCGAGCAACGTGTGCGCCAGCTCCCGCGTGGCTTCGTCCATGGGCTGGGCTGCCGCACCACCGCGCTGGGCACCCAGGGCCGAGAGGTAGTTGAGCTGGGTGTGCGACAGGCACAAAAAATGGGCCGCAGCGTCGGCTTGGCCGCGCACCCGCAGAGGCTCCTTGAGCATGGCGCTGTACGAGTTGGAAAGCGCCGCATCGGCATTGTGGGCATTGCGCCGTGCCAGGCGGTAGGCCAGGTGGTCACACTTGCCGCTTTGGTACTGGGCCAGAATTTCGCGCAGGTAGATGGCCTGCGTCTGCAGCGCCTGGGCCGCCAGCTGCGGCCAGTGGCGCGACTGCCAGTAGGGCAGCACCAGCCAGGAAGCCACGGCAGCAATCACACAGCCCAGCACGGTCTCAAGCAGGCGTGCAGAAATCACGCCACTGGCCGTGCCCAACTGGTGAAAGCTCAGCAACAGCAAGGTGGTGACCGCTGCCGTGGCCAGCGTATAGCGGCTGTGGCGCGCGCCAAAGAACACCGCCCCACCCAGCACCAGCAATGCCGCCTGCACCAGCTCGCCCGGAAACAGCTGAATGACGGCCCAGCCCAAGGCCAACCCGATAGCGGTGCCCTTGGCGCGCTGCATGAGGCGGGTTTGGGTCGCAGCGTATTGGGGCTGGCTGACGAACACGATGGTCAACAAGATCCAGTAGCCGTGCGGGTCGGAAGTCGCCTGCATGATGCCAAAACCCGCCACCAGCGACAGGGTAAGCCGCAAACTGTGACGCAACCAGGGCGACTGCAACCGCCAGTGCGAGCGCAAACGCCCCCAGGCGTCACGCAGGCTGCGGGGCTCGCGGTCAAACAACGCGTAGTCGAGCGCGCCTTCGGCCGCATGGGCAGGCAGGGCCAGCGCCCCCGAAAACACCCCGGCCAGCGCCGTGAGGTTGTCGCCCAACGCATGCAGGGACCGCAACGCCCGGGCCTGAGCGGGGGCAGGTGCGGGAACAGCTCCGCTGGACCCCGCCGCAGCCCCGGCCGCCTCTGTCTCCAGGTGCGCCACGGCGGCCTGCATGTCTTCAATGGCACGGGCCGTGACACCCCAGTGCTGCGGCACCGATTGCGCCTCGATGGCCACCGACAGTTTGAGCGCCTGCTCGCCCAGCAGCGTGAGCACGCGCTGGCAGCGGTAGAGCACATCACTGTGGAAGAAGGACTGCGCCAACAGGTCGTAATGCTCGTGCGACGAACTGACGCGTTCGTGCACATCCTGCGCGGCCAGATACTGGTGCATGGCGGTCTGCAACCACAGCGGGGGCACGCCCCGGCCCATGCGGCTGATGAGGCTTTCCTTGGTGGCGTTGAGCGCATCGACCACACGCCCGTTGTGCAGGGCCAGCGCCATGCGCCGCCGCTCCAGGTCCACGTCACGCACGGGCTCCAGCAACAACGCCTTCAGGCGCAGGTATTCGCCCAGCATGGCGTACAGCTTGGCCAGGCGGTAGCGCACCGGCGCGCGGGGCATCACCGCGTTCCACAGCACCGACACCACCCCGTACCATGTGGCGCCCGCCAGCATCAGCGGGATCGCCTCCCCGGCCCCCTCGCGGCTGCTGTGGGCAGCCAGCCCCGCGTAGATAAAAAGAATCAGCGAGCCAAAGGCAATGGCGCGGTAGCGCTCGCTCAGCGCCCCCAGCATGGTGATGGAAAAGGCGGACACAGCCATCACCCCCATCAGCACCCACGGCCAGGACACCGTGGCCCAGACGGCCCACGCCATGAGGCCAAAACACACCAACGCCAGGCACTGCGCCCGCAGGCGGCCCCGCCAGCTGTCATCGGTTTCGGTCAAGGCGCTGGCAATCACGCCCAGCAGAACGGGCATCAGCTCGGTCTGCCAATCGACCCACCAACCGTAGACAAGCACCACCGCCAGTGCCACAAAGGCCCGCGCTCCGCGCGTAAAGCCCTCGTGGTTGCTGGCGCGCTGCCAGCTGAGTTTCCAGGTTGTGTCCACTGAATTGCCTTGAACTAGGGTTAACCCTTAATTTCAAGCAATTATCGGGCCGTGGAGGCCTGGAGAAAACTTGATTTTTGGTGAAATCGGCGTCTCAGGCGGCGTCGTGGCAGCACACGCACAGCTTGTTGCCCTCAGGATCGCGAAAGTACGCACCGTAATAGTTCGCGTGGTACTCGGGCCGCAGGCCGGGCGGCCCCTCGCACCGGCCTCCTTGGTGCAAAGCGAGGGCGTGGACCGCATCCACCGCCGCGCGATCCACCGCCAGCAGGGCATTCATGGGGCCATTGCCCGGATGGGCGGCGTGTTCGTCGAAGGGCTTGCCAATCAGAAACAGCGGGCGGGCGACACCGGGCGTCTGCCACCCCGCCCAAGGCCGGGAAGGATCCGTGAAACGCAGCACCAGGCCGAGGCGGGCCAGCACGGGGCCATAGAAGGCCATGGCATGGTCGAAATCGTTCACACCAACAAACACATGGGACAACATCGCCAGACCTTTCGCGCGATTCACGCCGTTCGCACCACAAAAACAGCGGGGCGCCAAGGCGCCCCAGTTGGAACCAGCACGCCGTCGCAGAACGGCGGGCGGGCAGCGCCTCAGCGCACCGTGTCAGGCAGCTCGATCTTGACCTCGAGCACCTCCAGGTTGTCCTGGCGTTCCAGGTGCACCTTGAGGTCTTCGGGGTTGATCTTGACGTATTTGGAGATCACTGCCACCAGCTCGCGCTGCAGCGCGGGCAGGTAGTCGGGCTCGGCGGCGTTGCGGCCGTTGCGCTCGTGCGCCAGGATGATCTGCAGGCGCTCTTTGGCCACGCTGGCGGTTTTTTTCTTTTCGCCCAGGAGGAAGGAGAGGAAAGAAGCCATGGCTTATTTGCTCCCGAACAGGCGTTTGAAGAAACTGGGTTTTTCGGCCTCGATGAAGCGCATGGGCTTGTCGGTGGCGCCCAGGAAGCGGTCGATCACGTCCTTGTAGGCCTCGGACACATCGGTGTCCTTGGCGTGGATGGCGGGCGTGCCCTGGTTGGACGACTGCAGCACCACCTCCGACTCGGGGATCACGCCGATCAGCTTGATGCGCAGGATGTCCTGGATGTCTTCCAGGCTCAGCATCTGGCCGTCCTGCACGCGGCTGGGGTTGTAGCGCGTGATGAGCAGGTGCTCCTTGATCGGATCGCCGCCTTCAATCGCACGCTTGGTTTTGCTGCCCAGCATGC includes:
- a CDS encoding MOSC domain-containing protein, with the translated sequence MTLATVVVHHVNIGSARRLKIGERSVLTAIGKASVTGPVAVGALGLAGDEQADLSVHGGLGKAVYAYPAAHYAFWQAQRRERGVSLFDETLPPGFLGENLTIDGPLEDAVFVGDEWHFPDCVLRVTAPREPCFKFSAVMGFAQAGRAMALAGCCGYYLAVDRPGTIAAGQSATLVPGQRGLSIAQAFAGKFAKHAR
- the yccS gene encoding YccS family putative transporter, which produces MDTTWKLSWQRASNHEGFTRGARAFVALAVVLVYGWWVDWQTELMPVLLGVIASALTETDDSWRGRLRAQCLALVCFGLMAWAVWATVSWPWVLMGVMAVSAFSITMLGALSERYRAIAFGSLILFIYAGLAAHSSREGAGEAIPLMLAGATWYGVVSVLWNAVMPRAPVRYRLAKLYAMLGEYLRLKALLLEPVRDVDLERRRMALALHNGRVVDALNATKESLISRMGRGVPPLWLQTAMHQYLAAQDVHERVSSSHEHYDLLAQSFFHSDVLYRCQRVLTLLGEQALKLSVAIEAQSVPQHWGVTARAIEDMQAAVAHLETEAAGAAAGSSGAVPAPAPAQARALRSLHALGDNLTALAGVFSGALALPAHAAEGALDYALFDREPRSLRDAWGRLRSHWRLQSPWLRHSLRLTLSLVAGFGIMQATSDPHGYWILLTIVFVSQPQYAATQTRLMQRAKGTAIGLALGWAVIQLFPGELVQAALLVLGGAVFFGARHSRYTLATAAVTTLLLLSFHQLGTASGVISARLLETVLGCVIAAVASWLVLPYWQSRHWPQLAAQALQTQAIYLREILAQYQSGKCDHLAYRLARRNAHNADAALSNSYSAMLKEPLRVRGQADAAAHFLCLSHTQLNYLSALGAQRGGAAAQPMDEATRELAHTLLASLQQLALELERAQQSSGRADQAHSAPAVAQVLREWGTVPSAPSAHSLMAAQLQLVGKVFPQLQAKARQWVVTE
- a CDS encoding VOC family protein, yielding MLSHVFVGVNDFDHAMAFYGPVLARLGLVLRFTDPSRPWAGWQTPGVARPLFLIGKPFDEHAAHPGNGPMNALLAVDRAAVDAVHALALHQGGRCEGPPGLRPEYHANYYGAYFRDPEGNKLCVCCHDAA
- the minE gene encoding cell division topological specificity factor MinE, with the translated sequence MASFLSFLLGEKKKTASVAKERLQIILAHERNGRNAAEPDYLPALQRELVAVISKYVKINPEDLKVHLERQDNLEVLEVKIELPDTVR